One segment of Vigna radiata var. radiata cultivar VC1973A unplaced genomic scaffold, Vradiata_ver6 scaffold_179, whole genome shotgun sequence DNA contains the following:
- the LOC106780367 gene encoding cytochrome P450 78A3, producing the protein MTTHIDNLWVLALASKCTQENIAWSLLIMLSLWLTMTFFYWSHPGGPAWGKYYSFHYWKKPTSTSSNNLNLSSDTDKIIPGPKGYPIFGSITLMISLAHHRIFAAAKACNAIRLMAFSLGDTRAIVTCHPDVAKEILTSSVFADRPIKESAYSLMFNRAIGFAPYGVYWRTLRRIAATHLFCPKQIKASELQRAEIAAQMTRSFLNRQGAFQLRQVLKKASLNNMMWSVFGQRYKLDEANSEMEELSQLVEQGYDLLGTLNWGDHLPFLKDFDLQKIRFTCSKLVPKVNRFVGSIIADHQADITQTNRDFVHVLLSLQGPDKLSHSDMIAVLWEMIFRGTDTVAVLIEWILARMVLHPEVQKRVQEELDAVVGGGSRALTEDDVAMTVYLPAVVKEVLRLHPPGPLLSWARLAITDTTIDGHHVPAGTTAMVNMWAIARDPEVWVDPLEFKPERFVGLENEFSVFGSDLRLAPFGSGRRTCPGKTLGLSTVTFWVGSLLHEFQWVPSDEANGVDLTEVLRLSCEMANPLTVKVRPRRGLSP; encoded by the exons ATGACAACGCACATTGATAACCTGTGGGTGTTGGCCTTGGCCTCCAAATGCACTCAAGAGAACATTGCATGGTCACTCTTGATCATGCTCTCTCTCTGGCTCACCATGACTTTCTTCTACTGGTCTCACCCTGGTGGTCCTGCTTGGGGTAAGTACTACTCCTTCCATTACTGGAAAAAGCCCACTTCAACCTCATCCAACAACCTTAACCTTTCCTCGGATACTGACAAAATCATTCCCGGTCCCAAAGGCTACCCTATTTTCGGGAGCATCACCCTCATGATCTCCCTCGCCCACCACCGTATCTTTGCCGCAGCCAAGGCATGCAACGCCATCAGGCTCATGGCCTTCAGCCTCGGAGACACCCGTGCCATAGTCACGTGCCACCCCGATGTCGCTAAGGAGATTCTCACCAGCTCTGTTTTCGCTGATCGTCCAATCAAGGAATCTGCATACAGTCTCATGTTCAACCGCGCCATCGGTTTCGCCCCATACGGTGTCTACTGGCGCACCCTCCGCCGCATAGCCGCCACTCACCTCTTCTGTCCCAAACAAATCAAGGCCTCCGAGCTCCAACGGGCAGAAATAGCCGCCCAAATGACCCGCTCCTTCTTGAACCGCCAAGGTGCCTTTCAGCTTCGTCAGGTTCTGAAAAAAGCTTCTCTTAACAACATGATGTGGTCTGTCTTTGGACAAAGATATAAGCTGGATGAGGCAAACTCAGAAATGGAGGAGCTTTCCCAGTTGGTGGAACAGGGGTACGATTTATTGGGTACCCTTAATTGGGGCGACCACCTCCCTTTTCTCAAAGACTTTGACCTCCAGAAAATCCGGTTCACTTGCTCAAAACTCGTCCCCAAAGTAAACCGGTTCGTTGGTTCAATTATCGCCGACCATCAAGCCGACATAACCCAAACCAACCGCGATTTCGTTCATGTTTTGCTCTCTCTCCAAGGTCCAGATAAATTGTCTCACTCCGACATGATTGCTGTCCTCTGg GAAATGATATTTAGAGGGACCGACACGGTGGCGGTTTTGATTGAGTGGATATTGGCGAGGATGGTGCTTCATCCAGAGGTGCAAAAGAGAGTGCAAGAGGAACTGGACGCGGTGGTTGGTGGTGGGTCACGTGCCTTGACGGAGGACGACGTGGCCATGACTGTTTATCTTCCGGCGGTGGTGAAGGAGGTTCTGAGGCTGCATCCTCCAGGCCCGCTTCTCTCCTGGGCCCGCTTGGCCATAACTGATACCACCATTGATGGGCATCATGTGCCCGCAGGGACCACGGCTATGGTAAATATGTGGGCCATAGCACGGGACCCGGAAGTATGGGTGGACCCACTCGAATTTAAGCCGGAGAGGTTCGTGGGTTTGGAGAACGAGTTTTCTGTTTTCGGGTCGGATCTGAGACTTGCTCCATTCGGATCGGGTAGGAGGACTTGTCCCGGGAAGACTCTGGGTTTGAGCACCGTGACCTTCTGGGTGGGCAGTCTCTTGCACGAGTTTCAATGGGTACCGTCCGACGAAGCCAACGGTGTCGATCTAACTGAGGTGCTGAGGCTCTCTTGCGAAATGGCCAACCCCCTCACTGTTAAAGTCCGTCCTAGGCGTGGACTAAgcccttaa
- the LOC106780311 gene encoding cytochrome b5: protein MSSSTKTFTFEEVAKHNHKKDCWIIIKGKAYDVTPFLDDHPGGDEVLVTATEKDATIDFEDIGHSDSAIEMMQAYFVGDVDTNSIPAAQAPKGTPSPPTQAPAYNNQSSGFVKILQYLVPLLILGLAFALQYYGKKNKSTE from the exons ATGAGTTCAAGTACCAAAACTTTTACCTTTGAGGAGGTGGCTAAGCACAACCACAAGAAGGATTGTTGGATTATAATCAAAGGAAAG GCGTATGATGTGACCCCATTTTTGGATGATCATCCAGGAGGTGATGAAGTTTTAGTGACCGCAACAG AGAAGGATGCCACCATTGATTTTGAAGATATTGGCCACAGTGACTCAGCAATTGAGATGATGCAGGCATACTTTGTTGGGGATGTTGACACCAACTCAATTCCAGCAGCACAAGCTCCCAAAGGCACTCCAAGCCCACCTACACAAGCACCTGCCTACAACAATCAATCTTCTGGATTTGTGAAGATATTGCAGTACCTGGTGCCATTGCTGATCTTGGGCCTTGCATTTGCTCTGCAGTACTATGGCAAAAAAAACAAGTCCACtgaataa